One window of Vitis riparia cultivar Riparia Gloire de Montpellier isolate 1030 chromosome 5, EGFV_Vit.rip_1.0, whole genome shotgun sequence genomic DNA carries:
- the LOC117914825 gene encoding 2-hydroxyisoflavanone dehydratase-like: protein MDSREPEIACEFLPFLRVYKDGSIDRLVDPPSVPPSLDDPDTGVSSKDIIISPDTGVSARIYLPKLTNTHQKLPILVYFHGGGFCVGSAFSAADHRYINTLSSQATLLAISIEYRLAPTHPLPTAYEDCWAALQWVSSHSTGGDEPWLTQHGNFDRIFIGGDSAGGNIAHNTVMRAGTESLPNGVRILGAFLSQPYFWGSQPIGSESVEDHHQKVSYRIWKFVCPSSEAGIDDSRVNPCSRTPGCPSLSKLGCRRLLVCVAGKDELRDRDVRYYEAVRESGWEGEVELYEEKEEDHVFHIFNPESENAKYMISRLVAFLQMK from the coding sequence ATGGATTCCAGGGAACCAGAGATTGCCTGCGAGTTCCTCCCCTTCCTTCGTGTCTACAAAGACGGCTCCATCGACCGCCTTGTTGACCCGCCCTCAGTTCCTCCATCTTTGGATGACCCAGACACCGGTGTTTCATCCAAGGACATTATCATCTCACCCGATACTGGTGTCTCCGCGCGGATCTACCTCCCAAAGCTCACCAACACCCACCAAAAGCTTCCCATCTTAGTCTACTTCCACGGTGGAGGGTTTTGCGTTGGCTCTGCTTTCTCTGCTGCTGACCACCGCTACATCAACACCTTGTCTTCCCAAGCTACTTTGTTGGCTATATCAATTGAGTATAGATTGGCTCCCACCCATCCTCTTCCTACAGCCTATGAAGACTGCTGGGCTGCTCTCCAATGGGTCTCCTCCCACTCAACCGGAGGAGATGAGCCTTGGCTGACCCAACATGGCAACTTTGATCGCATCTTCATTGGCGGCGACAGTGCCGGTGGCAACATTGCCCACAATACCGTCATGCGCGCAGGCACGGAAAGCTTGCCTAATGGGGTGAGAATTTTGGGGGCATTTCTTTCCCAGCCTTACTTCTGGGGTTCGCAGCCCATCGGATCGGAATCTGTGGAAGATCATCATCAGAAAGTGTCGTATCGGATATGGAAGTTCGTTTGTCCTTCGAGTGAAGCTGGAATTGATGATTCAAGGGTGAACCCCTGCAGTAGAACTCCTGGATGTCCGAGCTTGTCCAAGCTTGGGTGCAGAAGGTTGCTGGTGTGCGTGGCTGGGAAAGATGAGCTGAGGGACAGAGATGTGAGGTACTATGAAGCAGTAAGAGAGAGTGGGTGGGAAGGGGAAGTGGAGCTGTAtgaggagaaagaagaagatcACGTGTTTCACATCTTCAACCCTGAATCTGAAAATGCTAAATATATGATCAGCCGTCTGGTTGCTTTTCTCCAGATGAAGTAA
- the LOC117914826 gene encoding 2-hydroxyisoflavanone dehydratase-like: MDSTVTKEVATELLPIIRVYKDGTVERLMASPIVPPFPEGDPQTGVLSKDISFSITPDSSISARLYLPKLPDQQSHKLPILVYFHGGGFCIESASSFLVHRYLNILVSQAKVVVVSVDYRLAPEHLLPIAYDDCWDALNWVASHSARDATDKEPWLLEYGDFERLFIGGDSSGGNIVHNMAIRGGVRISGAFLVDPYFWGSKPIGSEPKEGHEESLLSRLWKLACPSGGLDDPLINPVGPGAPSLAGLGCSRMLVCVAEKDILRDRGIAYIDAVRTSGWEGDVDLFEAEGENHGHHIFYPETDKAKEMFQRLASFLNH, encoded by the coding sequence ATGGATTCCACCGTTACCAAGGAGGTGGCTACGGAGCTTCTCCCAATCATCAGAGTCTACAAAGATGGCACCGTCGAGCGACTTATGGCCTCCCCCATAGTTCCACCATTTCCGGAAGGAGACCCACAAACTGGAGTCTTATCCAAAGACATAAGCTTCAGCATCACCCCAGACTCCAGTATCTCCGCCAGACTCTACCTCCCAAAACTCCCGGACCAGCAATCCCATAAGCTACCTATCTTAGTCTACTTCCATGGCGGCGGATTCTGTATCGAATCCGCCTCCTCCTTCCTCGTCCACCGCTACCTCAACATCTTGGTCTCCCAAGCTAAAGTGGTTGTTGTGTCCGTTGATTACAGGCTCGCTCCTGAGCACCTTCTACCCATCGCCTATGACGACTGCTGGGATGCTCTCAATTGGGTCGCGTCACACTCCGCCAGAGACGCGACCGATAAAGAACCGTGGCTGCTGGAATATGGCGACTTCGAACGACTCTTCATTGGCGGCGACAGTTCTGGAGGCAACATCGTTCATAACATGGCCATACGAGGCGGGGTTAGAATTTCAGGAGCGTTTCTGGTGGACCCCTATTTTTGGGGTTCAAAGCCAATCGGGTCCGAGCCGAAGGAAGGACATGAAGAGAGTTTACTTTCTCGGCTATGGAAGTTAGCGTGTCCGTCTGGTGGGCTGGATGATCCACTGATCAATCCGGTAGGTCCCGGAGCGCCTAGTTTGGCGGGGCTCGGGTGCTCTCGGATGCTTGTTTGTGTTGCTGAGAAGGATATACTGAGGGACAGAGGGATTGCGTACATTGATGCAGTGAGAACAAGTGGGTGGGAAGGAGATGTGGATCTGTTCGAAGCTGAGGGAGAGAACCATGGTCATCATATCTTCTATCCAGAAACTGACAAAGCCAAGGAAATGTTCCAACGCTTGGCTTCTTTTCTAAACCACTGa